A genomic window from Flavobacterium sp. I3-2 includes:
- a CDS encoding pirin family protein encodes MKTRNVEIIVSPREPHFVGDGFRVHNFIPSAYRMDMQSMDPFIMFDYNSKYNFPPSEIPRGVGVHPHKGFETVTIAYKGRVEHGDSSGGGGIIGEGDVQWMTAASGVLHKEFHETEWSKTGGIFQMVQLWVNLPADAKKTEAKYQAIQNENIPRFDLKNDLGEVEIIAGNYNGIAGAASTFTPIHMYNLKAKLGAEVSFSFPEHYNTMLLVLEGNISINDTEKVPTDHLALMEKNGEIFTVKVNEDAIVLVLSGEPINEPIAHYGPFVMNTQQELMEAVNDFNSGKFGNL; translated from the coding sequence ATGAAAACAAGAAATGTCGAAATAATAGTTAGTCCGAGAGAACCACATTTTGTTGGAGATGGATTTAGAGTTCATAATTTCATTCCAAGTGCATATCGTATGGATATGCAAAGCATGGATCCATTTATTATGTTTGATTACAATTCTAAATATAATTTTCCACCGTCAGAAATTCCGCGTGGTGTTGGAGTTCATCCGCATAAAGGTTTTGAAACCGTTACCATTGCTTATAAAGGTCGTGTTGAACACGGAGATAGTAGTGGAGGAGGTGGAATTATTGGTGAAGGCGATGTACAATGGATGACTGCTGCTTCTGGAGTTTTACATAAAGAATTTCATGAAACGGAATGGAGTAAAACAGGTGGGATTTTTCAAATGGTGCAACTTTGGGTAAATTTACCGGCTGATGCTAAAAAAACAGAAGCTAAATATCAAGCTATTCAAAATGAAAATATTCCAAGGTTTGATTTGAAAAATGATTTAGGTGAAGTTGAAATTATTGCTGGAAATTATAATGGAATAGCAGGTGCTGCTTCTACTTTTACTCCAATTCATATGTACAATCTAAAAGCTAAATTAGGAGCAGAAGTTTCGTTTTCTTTCCCAGAACATTATAATACCATGTTGTTGGTTTTAGAAGGAAACATTAGTATTAATGATACAGAGAAAGTACCAACAGATCATTTGGCTTTGATGGAAAAAAATGGAGAAATTTTTACAGTAAAAGTGAATGAAGATGCAATAGTTCTGGTTTTATCAGGCGAACCAATAAACGAACCAATTGCTCATTACGGTCCGTTTGTTATGAACACACAACAAGAATTAATGGAGGCAGTTAATGACTTTAATTCTGGTAAATTCGGAAATTTATAA
- a CDS encoding NAD(P)H-binding protein, with product MKAIVIGGSGATGKALINQLILDDSYSEIISFVRKHSTIKNRKLKEIIIDFEKLSDYKTDIIGNVAFSCLGTTLKVAGSKEAQWRIDYEYQLEFAKICKANNIKTFVLVSSVGANSGSKIFYSKMKGCLENDIKNLNFKQLFIFQPPGLIRPFSDRKGEILGIKVIQFFNAIGLFKNYKPLHVDDLAKNMIQSTKQLPDGTYTLKSLEIKKILSTS from the coding sequence ATGAAAGCAATTGTAATTGGAGGTTCAGGCGCAACCGGAAAAGCCTTGATTAATCAGTTGATTTTAGACGATTCTTATTCTGAAATCATAAGCTTTGTACGAAAACATTCCACTATTAAAAATCGTAAACTAAAAGAAATTATCATTGACTTTGAAAAGTTAAGTGATTATAAAACTGATATAATTGGAAATGTTGCTTTTTCTTGTTTAGGAACCACTTTAAAAGTTGCAGGAAGTAAAGAAGCGCAATGGAGAATTGATTATGAATATCAATTGGAATTTGCCAAAATTTGTAAAGCAAACAATATAAAAACATTTGTTTTGGTTTCGTCTGTTGGAGCAAATAGTGGTTCTAAAATCTTTTACTCAAAGATGAAAGGTTGCTTAGAAAATGATATTAAGAATTTAAATTTTAAGCAATTATTTATTTTTCAACCACCAGGTTTAATTCGACCATTTTCAGACAGAAAAGGTGAAATTCTCGGAATAAAAGTTATTCAGTTTTTCAATGCAATCGGTTTATTTAAAAATTATAAACCTTTACATGTTGATGATTTAGCAAAAAATATGATTCAATCTACTAAACAACTTCCTGATGGAACTTATACTTTGAAATCTTTAGAAATAAAAAAAATACTCTCAACGTCATAA
- the nhaA gene encoding Na+/H+ antiporter NhaA encodes MSQKINLTVFKEFLKSSNFGGILLFVCVVLSLVIANSPLAENLQTLLDTKLGFENDSVHLNYSVLMWINDGLMTIFFLLVGLEIKREIVEGELSSPKKASLPILCAIGGAIVPAIIYLSLNSGTETASGWGIPMATDIAFALAVISLLGKSVPSSIKVFLAALAIVDDLIAILVIAFFYSNGIEITYLLYAGIGMVVLIAMNRFNVQNPYLYLIPGVFIWYFIHHSGIHATIAGVLVAMTIPTNDTDIESPLERLEHAIARPVNLFIIPIFAFANTNITFQQEMLHGLTSPIGLGISFGLFFGKPIGILLTSFICTKLKISHLPEGSRWAHIVGVGFLAGIGFTMSIFVSLLSYKNPLFVAEAKLSILLTSVIAGLVGFFFLKSLKQK; translated from the coding sequence ATGTCTCAAAAAATTAACTTAACCGTATTTAAAGAATTTCTAAAATCGAGTAATTTCGGAGGAATTCTTTTATTCGTTTGCGTTGTTTTATCATTAGTAATAGCAAATAGCCCTTTGGCAGAAAATTTACAAACACTTTTAGACACCAAATTAGGTTTTGAAAATGATTCAGTTCATTTAAATTATTCCGTTTTAATGTGGATTAATGATGGATTAATGACCATTTTCTTTCTTTTAGTTGGCTTAGAAATAAAACGTGAAATTGTTGAAGGCGAATTATCATCTCCCAAAAAAGCTTCGTTGCCTATTTTATGTGCTATTGGAGGAGCAATAGTTCCTGCAATAATTTATCTTTCATTAAACTCAGGAACGGAAACTGCTTCGGGTTGGGGAATTCCAATGGCAACAGATATTGCTTTTGCTTTAGCTGTAATTTCATTATTAGGTAAAAGTGTTCCTTCAAGTATTAAAGTATTTTTGGCTGCATTAGCCATTGTTGATGACTTAATTGCAATTTTAGTTATTGCTTTCTTTTATTCAAACGGAATTGAAATCACTTATTTATTATATGCTGGAATTGGAATGGTTGTACTTATTGCAATGAATCGTTTTAATGTTCAGAATCCATATTTATATTTAATTCCAGGTGTTTTTATTTGGTATTTTATTCATCATTCGGGAATACATGCAACCATTGCAGGAGTTTTAGTTGCTATGACTATTCCGACAAATGATACAGATATAGAATCTCCATTAGAACGTTTAGAGCACGCGATTGCAAGACCTGTAAATTTATTTATCATTCCCATATTTGCCTTTGCAAACACAAACATAACGTTTCAACAAGAAATGCTTCACGGTTTAACTTCACCTATTGGTTTAGGTATTTCATTTGGATTATTCTTTGGAAAACCAATCGGTATTTTATTAACTTCTTTCATTTGTACTAAATTAAAAATTAGTCATTTACCAGAAGGAAGTCGTTGGGCACATATTGTTGGAGTTGGATTTTTAGCTGGAATTGGATTTACGATGTCCATATTTGTTTCGCTTTTATCATATAAAAATCCGTTATTTGTAGCAGAAGCTAAATTATCAATCTTACTAACTTCGGTAATTGCAGGATTGGTTGGTTTCTTCTTTTTAAAATCATTAAAGCAAAAATAA